A part of Pseudarthrobacter phenanthrenivorans Sphe3 genomic DNA contains:
- a CDS encoding IS110 family RNA-guided transposase, producing the protein MTLTTTHPAKAVTIGVDTHQLVHHAAAVDQDGRMLGDREFPSDRGGYQQLLDWAASFGIINAFGIECTGSYGAGLTRHLLAAGIDVVEVNKSHSQVRHRVGKSDAVDAEAAARKVLSGECTDPAKDTTGAVEAIRNLHLVRDSAIKARSAACVQLRDVLLTAPDHLRTRLTARTLEGKATQARALRPDLSRIHEPEQAVKYALRELGRRVYELTAEINEVDKHLTRLVSAVAPNTLALPQVGPVSVAQLLITAGENFERFRNEAAFARLCGVAPIPVSSGKSHRMRLHRGGNRQANRVIYLIAICRLRYDPRSQAYRDRKRAQGHSSADAIRCLKRFIARELYYSLKRDLTQTR; encoded by the coding sequence ATGACTCTGACAACGACACACCCCGCCAAGGCTGTAACCATCGGAGTGGACACCCACCAGCTGGTCCACCATGCAGCTGCAGTAGATCAGGACGGGCGAATGCTCGGCGACCGAGAATTCCCCTCGGACCGCGGGGGCTACCAACAACTGCTGGACTGGGCAGCAAGCTTCGGCATCATCAACGCATTCGGCATCGAATGCACCGGATCCTACGGCGCGGGCCTGACCCGGCACCTTCTCGCGGCAGGGATCGATGTCGTAGAGGTAAACAAGAGCCACTCTCAAGTCCGTCACCGCGTCGGTAAGAGCGACGCTGTCGACGCTGAAGCTGCTGCCCGCAAAGTTCTCTCTGGTGAATGCACAGATCCAGCGAAGGACACCACCGGAGCGGTCGAAGCAATCCGCAATCTTCACCTGGTCAGAGACTCTGCGATCAAGGCCCGCAGCGCGGCATGTGTTCAGCTGCGGGATGTTCTGCTCACCGCACCGGATCATCTCAGGACCAGGCTGACCGCCAGAACCCTCGAGGGCAAAGCCACTCAAGCCCGCGCCCTGCGGCCGGATCTGAGCCGGATCCACGAGCCCGAGCAGGCAGTGAAATACGCACTGCGGGAGCTCGGCCGCCGCGTTTACGAGCTCACGGCCGAAATCAACGAGGTAGACAAGCATCTGACTCGGCTGGTCTCCGCCGTGGCACCCAACACCCTGGCGCTGCCCCAAGTCGGCCCCGTCAGTGTCGCCCAACTACTCATAACCGCCGGTGAGAACTTCGAGCGCTTCCGCAACGAAGCCGCGTTCGCCCGGCTCTGCGGCGTCGCTCCCATCCCCGTCTCCTCCGGGAAATCACACCGCATGCGGCTCCACCGGGGAGGCAACCGCCAAGCCAACAGGGTCATCTACCTCATAGCCATCTGCCGACTTCGCTATGACCCAAGGAGCCAGGCATACCGTGACCGCAAACGTGCTCAAGGGCACTCATCAGCCGACGCCATCCGCTGCCTCAAACGCTTCATCGCCCGCGAGCTCTACTACAGCCTCAAAAGGGACCTGACCCAGACAAGATAA
- the istB gene encoding IS21-like element helper ATPase IstB produces MSPTAPATTITPTLRRRRGLTEQAAVAAVDQACRRLRLPTIRAVLDEALTVAGKEQLSYQGFLAELLLAECDDRDRRSSIRRVKAANFPRDKWLGDFDFDANTNINPATIHTLATGEWIRKGAPLCLIGDSGTGKSHLLIGLGTAAAEKGYRVKYTLATRLVNELVEAADDKVLAKTIARYGRVDLLCIDELGYMELDRRGAELLFQVLTEREEKNSIAIASNESFSGWTKTFTDPRLCAAIVDRLTFNGTIIETGTDSYRLAHSLTRNAH; encoded by the coding sequence ATGAGCCCCACCGCACCGGCCACCACCATCACCCCAACCCTGCGACGGCGCCGCGGTCTGACTGAGCAGGCCGCGGTCGCGGCCGTGGACCAAGCATGCCGCCGATTGCGCCTGCCCACCATCCGGGCGGTTCTGGACGAAGCTCTGACCGTCGCGGGGAAGGAACAACTCTCTTACCAAGGCTTCCTGGCCGAGCTGCTGCTGGCCGAATGCGATGACCGGGACCGTCGCTCCTCAATCCGACGCGTCAAAGCCGCGAACTTTCCCCGGGATAAATGGCTCGGTGATTTCGATTTCGACGCGAACACGAACATCAACCCCGCTACCATCCATACCCTCGCTACCGGCGAATGGATTCGAAAAGGTGCACCGCTATGCCTGATCGGGGACTCCGGAACCGGCAAATCCCACCTGCTTATCGGGCTGGGCACCGCCGCGGCGGAGAAGGGATACCGGGTCAAATACACTTTGGCCACCCGGCTCGTGAACGAACTCGTCGAAGCCGCCGACGACAAAGTCCTCGCCAAGACCATCGCCAGATACGGCCGAGTGGACCTGCTCTGCATTGACGAGCTCGGCTATATGGAACTGGACCGGCGCGGCGCCGAACTCCTCTTCCAGGTCCTCACCGAACGCGAAGAGAAGAACTCCATCGCCATCGCTTCCAACGAGTCGTTCTCCGGCTGGACCAAGACATTCACCGACCCGCGCCTCTGCGCCGCGATCGTTGACCGGCTGACGTTCAACGGCACCATCATCGAAACCGGCACCGATTCCTACCGCCTCGCCCACAGCCTGACAAGGAACGCGCACTAA
- a CDS encoding glutaredoxin family protein, with protein MTASPTAYTVYTKPECPNCEKTKDYFGSKGITYTAVDITEVPAALEYITAELGYSQAPVVVNNADDEDHWSGLRRDRLVQAAMSHKAA; from the coding sequence ATGACTGCTTCACCCACCGCTTACACGGTCTACACCAAGCCCGAGTGCCCGAACTGTGAGAAGACGAAGGACTACTTCGGCTCCAAGGGCATCACCTACACGGCCGTTGACATCACCGAAGTGCCGGCAGCGCTGGAGTACATCACCGCCGAACTTGGCTACTCCCAGGCGCCCGTCGTGGTGAACAACGCTGACGACGAGGACCACTGGTCCGGCCTGCGCCGCGACAGGCTCGTCCAGGCAGCCATGAGCCACAAGGCAGCGTGA
- the istA gene encoding IS21 family transposase, protein MGSRVELFAQIRRDARVEGASIRELARRHQVARKTVRKALSSPVPPERKTPVRSSPRLDPYKPTIDAMLVEDTTAPRKQRHTARRILARLIEEHGADELSYSTVRDYVRVRRAQIDVEADRRVEVFVPQEHAPGAEAEVDFGEVWIVLDGVKTKCHMFIFRLSHSGKAIHRIYPTQAQEAFLEGHVEAFNEIGGVPVKHIRYDNLTSAVRAVVFGQGRNRLENDRWVLFRSFYGFDAFYCQPGLAGAHEKGGVEGEVGWFRRNRLTPMPVARSLDELNDWIRSREVQDDQRRIDGRIRTIGQDFAAERPFLAPLPADEFDPGLVLNPRVDRSSMITVRMVKYSVPARFIGRRVRVSLRASEVVVFDGRAVAARHQRIIAKGGQSVQLDHYLEVLKTKPGALPGSTALARARESGAFTSAHDAFWSASRRVNGDAAGTRELIDVLLLHRSMEAEDIEAGITAALGVGAVSADVVAVEGRRHASSIPAGGSRPDRHRGAHAEAKVQRVVSLTQRRLMDPAAVIAGLPPDKRPLPAISAYDELLAKRTEHSAGTASKENIS, encoded by the coding sequence ATGGGGTCAAGAGTGGAGTTGTTCGCGCAGATTCGGAGGGATGCCCGGGTGGAGGGCGCGTCAATCCGGGAGCTTGCCCGCAGGCACCAGGTGGCGCGGAAAACCGTGCGTAAGGCGTTAAGTTCCCCGGTCCCGCCAGAGCGTAAAACTCCTGTACGGTCCTCGCCGCGGCTTGATCCTTATAAACCGACGATCGACGCCATGCTCGTCGAGGACACGACGGCGCCGAGGAAGCAGCGTCACACTGCCCGGAGGATTCTTGCCCGGCTCATCGAGGAGCATGGAGCGGACGAGTTGTCGTATTCGACGGTGCGTGACTACGTTCGGGTCCGCCGGGCGCAGATCGATGTGGAGGCCGACCGCCGGGTTGAGGTATTTGTTCCTCAGGAGCACGCCCCGGGCGCGGAAGCGGAAGTGGACTTCGGTGAAGTCTGGATCGTGCTGGACGGGGTAAAGACGAAATGCCACATGTTCATCTTCCGGCTTTCTCACTCCGGCAAAGCCATCCACCGGATTTACCCCACCCAGGCCCAGGAAGCGTTTCTGGAAGGCCACGTCGAGGCGTTCAACGAGATCGGCGGCGTGCCGGTCAAACATATCCGCTATGACAACCTCACCAGTGCCGTCAGGGCCGTGGTGTTCGGTCAGGGGCGGAACCGCCTGGAGAATGACCGGTGGGTGTTGTTTCGCTCGTTCTATGGATTTGATGCCTTTTATTGCCAGCCAGGTCTTGCCGGCGCTCACGAGAAAGGCGGGGTCGAGGGCGAGGTGGGCTGGTTCCGCCGCAACCGGCTGACCCCGATGCCCGTGGCGAGGTCCCTTGATGAGCTCAACGACTGGATCCGGAGCCGGGAGGTTCAAGACGATCAGCGGCGGATTGATGGCAGGATCCGCACTATCGGCCAAGACTTCGCCGCCGAGCGCCCGTTCCTGGCACCGTTGCCGGCCGACGAGTTCGATCCCGGTCTGGTGTTGAACCCGAGAGTGGACCGGTCCTCAATGATCACCGTGCGGATGGTGAAGTACTCGGTGCCAGCACGGTTCATCGGTCGGCGGGTCCGGGTTTCATTGCGGGCATCCGAAGTTGTGGTGTTCGACGGCCGCGCGGTGGCGGCCCGGCACCAGCGGATTATTGCCAAGGGCGGGCAGTCGGTCCAGTTGGACCATTATCTGGAGGTCCTCAAGACCAAGCCCGGCGCTTTGCCTGGTTCCACTGCTTTGGCCAGGGCGCGGGAGTCGGGTGCTTTCACCAGCGCCCATGACGCCTTCTGGTCTGCCTCGCGCAGGGTCAACGGTGATGCCGCGGGGACCCGTGAACTGATTGACGTCCTGCTGCTGCACCGATCGATGGAAGCCGAAGACATCGAGGCAGGGATCACCGCAGCCCTTGGAGTAGGTGCCGTCAGTGCCGACGTCGTGGCGGTTGAAGGCCGCCGACATGCCTCCAGCATCCCTGCTGGTGGGTCCCGTCCTGACCGTCATCGCGGTGCTCATGCTGAAGCGAAAGTGCAACGAGTTGTCAGCCTGACCCAGCGCCGGCTGATGGACCCGGCGGCGGTCATCGCCGGGCTCCCTCCAGACAAGCGGCCGCTCCCGGCGATCAGCGCCTATGACGAGCTGCTGGCCAAACGCACCGAACACTCCGCAGGAACCGCGTCGAAGGAAAACATCTCATGA
- the merA gene encoding mercury(II) reductase, translated as MSAASFDYDLAIIGSGGAAFAAAIRATSRGKRVLMVERSTVGGTCVNTGCIPSKALLAAAEARHVALDASGRFPGISTSAEPVDMPELVAGKRSLVESMRSEKYVDLAAGYGWNLQRGTAVFAGTAAAPVLNITAPGGTTETVSAEHYLVATGSTPWIPEVPGMDEVDYLTSTSAMELQDVPASMLVVGGGYVALEQAQLFARLGTEVTILVRSKLASAEEPEAGHALAGVFADEGIRVVRRATASSVRTDEVSGDVVVDASVSGGNEEFRAARLLMATGRRPVTEDLNLCMVGVETGDRGEVLVDGSLRSTNPRIWAAGDVTGHPEFVYVAAAHGALMVENAFEGAGREVDYRHLPRVTFTSPALAAVGMTDKEANQAGIRCMCRVLPLKFIPRALVNRDTRGFIKIVADADTGRIVGITVVGKDAGDIAAAGIYILEAGMTVDQVANLWSPYLTMAEGIKIAAQSFTTDVSKLSCCAA; from the coding sequence GTGTCGGCAGCATCTTTCGATTATGACCTGGCCATTATCGGTTCCGGCGGGGCTGCTTTCGCTGCGGCCATCCGGGCAACCAGCCGTGGCAAGCGGGTGTTGATGGTGGAGCGCAGCACTGTGGGAGGCACGTGCGTGAACACGGGCTGCATCCCGTCCAAGGCCCTGCTGGCCGCCGCGGAAGCCCGCCATGTCGCCCTCGATGCTTCCGGACGGTTCCCCGGTATCAGCACCTCCGCAGAGCCGGTGGATATGCCCGAACTGGTCGCCGGGAAGCGCTCACTGGTCGAATCCATGCGGTCAGAGAAGTATGTGGATCTCGCCGCGGGCTATGGATGGAACCTGCAGCGGGGGACGGCGGTGTTCGCCGGAACCGCAGCCGCACCGGTTTTGAACATCACCGCCCCGGGCGGAACCACCGAGACAGTCAGCGCGGAACACTACCTGGTCGCGACCGGCTCCACCCCCTGGATCCCTGAAGTGCCGGGAATGGACGAGGTGGATTATCTGACGTCCACGAGTGCGATGGAGCTGCAGGACGTTCCCGCTTCGATGCTGGTGGTGGGCGGCGGGTATGTGGCGCTGGAGCAGGCGCAGCTTTTCGCCCGGCTCGGCACGGAGGTGACCATCCTGGTCCGGTCCAAGCTCGCCTCGGCCGAAGAGCCTGAAGCCGGGCATGCCCTCGCCGGTGTCTTCGCCGATGAGGGCATCCGGGTCGTCCGTCGAGCGACAGCGTCCTCGGTCCGGACCGATGAGGTGTCGGGGGACGTGGTCGTGGATGCTTCCGTCTCAGGAGGAAACGAGGAATTCAGGGCCGCGCGCCTGCTCATGGCAACAGGCCGGCGCCCGGTCACGGAGGATTTGAACCTTTGCATGGTCGGCGTTGAAACCGGGGACCGCGGGGAAGTCCTGGTCGACGGGAGCCTTCGCAGTACTAATCCGAGGATCTGGGCCGCGGGTGATGTGACGGGTCACCCGGAGTTCGTTTACGTCGCCGCCGCGCACGGGGCCCTGATGGTGGAGAACGCCTTTGAGGGTGCCGGGCGTGAGGTCGATTACCGGCACCTGCCCCGGGTCACGTTTACCAGCCCTGCCCTGGCCGCTGTCGGGATGACGGACAAGGAAGCGAACCAGGCAGGGATCCGGTGCATGTGCCGGGTTCTGCCGCTCAAATTTATCCCTCGCGCGCTGGTGAACCGTGATACCCGCGGCTTCATCAAGATCGTTGCCGACGCGGACACGGGTCGGATTGTAGGGATCACTGTCGTGGGTAAGGACGCCGGGGACATCGCCGCCGCAGGGATTTACATTCTGGAGGCCGGGATGACCGTTGATCAGGTCGCGAATCTCTGGAGCCCCTATCTGACCATGGCCGAAGGCATCAAGATAGCAGCCCAGTCCTTCACTACTGACGTCTCCAAACTGTCCTGTTGCGCGGCATGA
- a CDS encoding ATP-dependent DNA ligase — translation MAESLPRALQPPAAVALAKLVKTFPGPNALPGGINVEPKWDGFRTTAFNDGGTVTLWSRQGKELTRILPDAAAALAEQLPPGVVLDGEAVIWNRGRLDFDALQRRMVTSRAALPAMAIELPASFVAFDVLAVAGQDTRAVPFSGRRQLLEELARDWTAPLHLSPITTDVDLAKTWLRDLPATGIEGLVFKGGAQPYEAARIWSKLKHKDVWDVVCAAVIGPVSQPQAIIAGLPIGGELKIVGRSTALSTKVGRELG, via the coding sequence ATGGCCGAGTCCCTTCCGCGGGCACTGCAACCACCAGCCGCGGTTGCCCTGGCGAAACTCGTCAAGACCTTCCCCGGCCCCAACGCACTGCCCGGGGGCATAAACGTAGAACCCAAATGGGACGGTTTCCGCACTACTGCCTTTAATGACGGCGGCACGGTGACGCTCTGGTCCAGACAGGGCAAGGAGCTTACCCGAATTCTGCCGGACGCAGCGGCTGCTCTCGCAGAGCAGTTGCCTCCCGGTGTGGTCCTGGATGGTGAAGCCGTCATTTGGAACCGGGGCCGGCTGGATTTCGATGCGTTGCAGCGGCGCATGGTCACCTCCAGGGCCGCACTTCCGGCGATGGCCATTGAGCTGCCCGCTTCGTTCGTGGCCTTCGATGTCCTGGCCGTCGCCGGGCAGGACACCCGGGCTGTTCCGTTTAGCGGGCGACGGCAGCTGCTCGAGGAGCTCGCCCGGGACTGGACGGCCCCGTTGCACCTCTCCCCTATCACCACTGACGTGGACCTGGCCAAGACCTGGCTGCGGGATCTTCCCGCGACAGGAATCGAAGGTCTCGTGTTCAAGGGTGGCGCCCAGCCCTACGAAGCCGCCAGGATCTGGTCGAAGCTCAAGCACAAAGATGTTTGGGACGTGGTGTGTGCCGCGGTGATCGGGCCAGTCTCCCAGCCGCAGGCCATCATCGCCGGCCTGCCCATAGGCGGCGAACTGAAGATTGTCGGTCGCTCGACCGCCCTGTCCACTAAGGTCGGCCGCGAACTGGGCTGA
- a CDS encoding IS256 family transposase: MIDPVTGEIIDQKELAERLLAQAKEQGVSLVGPGGLLNQLTRNVLETALEAELTEHLGHEHGQTPIAANMRNGTRSKTVLTEIGPVEIEVPRDRDGSFEPVIVPKRKRRLDGIDQIVLSLSARGLTTGEIAAHFEEVYGARVSKDTISRITEKVAGELAEWSARPLDPIYPVLFVDAVVVKVRDGQVRNTPFYVVMGVTTNGEREILGIWAGDGGEGARFWLQVFSELKNRGVEDVLIAVCDGLKGLPEAITTTWERTVVQQCIVHLIRNSFRYAGRQHRDGIVKALKPVYTAPSEQAAKDRFAEFTAEWGQRYPAIVRLWESSWAEFVPFLEYDVEIRRVICTTNAIESINARYRRAVRARGHFPNETAALKCLYLVTRSLDPTGGGRARWVMRWKPALNAFAITFAGRFERTTQQ; the protein is encoded by the coding sequence ATGATCGATCCTGTGACGGGAGAGATCATCGATCAGAAGGAGCTTGCGGAGCGGTTGCTCGCGCAGGCCAAGGAACAGGGCGTGAGCCTGGTAGGCCCGGGCGGGCTGCTGAACCAACTCACGAGAAATGTGCTGGAGACCGCTCTGGAAGCCGAGCTGACAGAGCACCTCGGCCACGAGCACGGCCAGACACCGATCGCAGCCAACATGCGCAACGGCACCAGGTCAAAGACCGTGTTGACCGAGATCGGTCCGGTCGAGATTGAGGTGCCCCGGGATCGGGACGGGTCGTTCGAACCGGTGATCGTGCCCAAGCGGAAACGGCGTCTGGACGGGATCGACCAGATCGTGCTCTCCCTCTCTGCCCGGGGGCTGACGACCGGGGAAATCGCCGCCCACTTCGAGGAGGTCTACGGGGCCAGAGTCTCTAAAGACACCATCAGCCGCATCACGGAGAAAGTCGCCGGAGAACTGGCCGAATGGTCGGCCCGGCCTTTGGATCCGATCTATCCGGTGCTGTTCGTTGATGCGGTCGTGGTCAAGGTCCGTGACGGGCAGGTGCGCAACACCCCGTTCTACGTCGTTATGGGCGTCACCACCAATGGGGAGCGGGAGATCCTGGGCATCTGGGCCGGCGACGGTGGCGAGGGTGCCCGGTTCTGGCTGCAGGTCTTCTCGGAGCTGAAGAACCGGGGCGTGGAAGATGTGCTGATCGCCGTCTGCGACGGGCTCAAAGGCCTGCCGGAGGCGATCACGACCACGTGGGAGCGGACGGTGGTGCAGCAGTGCATCGTGCACCTGATCCGCAACAGCTTCCGCTACGCCGGACGCCAGCACCGCGACGGCATCGTCAAGGCGCTCAAGCCGGTCTACACGGCCCCGTCCGAGCAGGCGGCGAAGGACCGGTTCGCCGAATTCACTGCCGAGTGGGGCCAGCGGTATCCGGCCATCGTACGGCTCTGGGAATCCTCCTGGGCCGAATTCGTGCCCTTCCTGGAGTACGACGTGGAGATCCGACGGGTCATCTGCACGACGAACGCGATCGAGTCGATCAACGCACGCTACCGAAGGGCGGTGAGGGCCCGCGGGCACTTTCCGAACGAGACCGCTGCCCTGAAATGCCTATACCTGGTCACCAGATCTCTTGATCCAACCGGCGGTGGCCGTGCACGCTGGGTGATGAGGTGGAAGCCTGCGCTAAACGCGTTCGCTATTACCTTCGCTGGCCGGTTCGAAAGAACCACTCAACAATGA
- a CDS encoding DUF4192 domain-containing protein produces MNDFIKFTGPADILAFIPHTLGETPTESFVAMTVQGNKLGATLRVDAPFGQDPVAYAQTIVSYLTADEAATGSLLVIYTDETTTDGTHPYARHVEALRRELETAEMPLQDAWLVTSELWRNYHCTDGSCCPAQSLDTITTSNGNAALIYRGSAVTGFSAPAPFTGDEMAREAIAAHKLDGWPEDLEASRAAWAKVLDDPKSLTTHTAHQLAGALQHPTIRDYMMSDIVPHAPEQFTSIMLGVFLSRPDWARVDTAQEVAFELMKATPEGQRAPMLCLIGWLEWLKGRSSFAARYFKLALEDVAGYRLAELLGELVNRGLIADCTRDPKKAYDRRLKR; encoded by the coding sequence ATGAACGACTTCATCAAATTCACCGGTCCGGCCGACATCCTGGCCTTCATCCCGCACACGCTGGGCGAGACCCCGACAGAGTCCTTCGTCGCGATGACGGTGCAAGGCAACAAGCTCGGCGCGACCCTGCGCGTGGATGCCCCGTTCGGGCAGGACCCGGTTGCTTACGCCCAGACCATCGTCAGCTACCTGACCGCCGACGAGGCCGCAACCGGCAGCCTGCTGGTCATCTACACCGATGAAACCACCACGGACGGCACCCACCCCTATGCCCGGCACGTGGAGGCTCTGCGCAGGGAACTGGAAACCGCAGAAATGCCGCTGCAGGACGCATGGCTGGTGACCTCCGAGCTGTGGCGGAACTACCACTGCACAGACGGCAGCTGCTGCCCTGCCCAGTCGCTGGACACCATCACCACGAGCAACGGCAACGCCGCGCTGATCTACAGAGGGAGCGCCGTCACTGGATTTAGCGCCCCGGCACCCTTCACCGGAGACGAGATGGCGCGCGAGGCTATCGCCGCGCACAAGCTCGACGGCTGGCCCGAAGACCTCGAAGCAAGCCGGGCAGCATGGGCTAAGGTGCTGGACGACCCCAAGAGCCTGACCACCCACACCGCACACCAGCTGGCAGGAGCGCTGCAGCACCCCACCATCCGGGACTACATGATGAGTGACATCGTCCCCCACGCCCCCGAGCAGTTCACCTCCATCATGCTCGGTGTGTTCCTGAGCCGCCCAGACTGGGCCCGCGTGGACACCGCCCAGGAAGTCGCCTTCGAGCTGATGAAAGCCACCCCGGAAGGCCAGCGCGCCCCGATGCTGTGCCTGATCGGCTGGCTGGAATGGCTCAAAGGACGGTCCAGCTTCGCCGCCCGGTACTTCAAGCTCGCACTGGAGGACGTGGCCGGATACCGGCTGGCGGAGCTGCTGGGCGAACTGGTCAACCGTGGCCTCATCGCGGACTGCACGAGGGACCCGAAAAAGGCCTATGACCGCCGCCTGAAGCGCTAG
- a CDS encoding DUF2188 domain-containing protein has protein sequence MAQGDIETYYEDGSWKNKREGTDRAFGAGYSTKDEAEAAGREAAQADKVEHVIKNQNGQIGSKNSYGNDPRNVPG, from the coding sequence GTGGCTCAGGGCGATATCGAGACGTACTACGAAGACGGTTCGTGGAAGAACAAGCGTGAAGGTACTGACCGGGCGTTCGGCGCCGGCTACAGCACCAAGGACGAAGCAGAAGCTGCGGGCCGGGAAGCGGCCCAGGCCGACAAGGTCGAACACGTCATCAAGAACCAGAACGGCCAGATCGGCTCCAAGAACAGCTACGGCAACGATCCCCGGAACGTCCCGGGCTGA
- a CDS encoding heavy metal-responsive transcriptional regulator, which translates to MRIGEAAAAAGMTTKTLRFYEDSGLLPAAKRSSNGYRDYHDDSVARLEFIRRGRAAGLALTQIREILSLRDAGEAPCAHVQDLLSNQLAELDHQISELMALRSIVAGLHATAASGTDASCDPEQICSYL; encoded by the coding sequence ATGCGTATCGGTGAGGCCGCGGCAGCGGCAGGGATGACAACCAAGACGCTGCGTTTCTACGAGGACAGCGGGCTTCTCCCGGCAGCGAAAAGATCCTCTAACGGCTACCGGGACTACCATGACGACTCCGTGGCCAGGCTCGAATTCATCCGCCGCGGACGGGCCGCAGGCCTCGCCCTGACCCAAATACGCGAAATTCTTAGCCTCCGTGACGCCGGAGAAGCCCCCTGCGCCCACGTCCAAGACCTTCTCTCCAACCAGCTGGCCGAACTGGACCACCAGATTTCTGAACTAATGGCGCTGCGATCCATCGTCGCCGGCCTTCACGCCACTGCCGCGTCCGGGACCGACGCAAGCTGCGATCCCGAACAAATCTGCAGCTACCTCTGA
- a CDS encoding ParB/RepB/Spo0J family partition protein, producing the protein MNATPTLEMLDPATLTVDINVRKDAALTSDFIASIKEHGVMEPVIAHRRDDGTVHVLMGQRRTRAAVEAARPLIPVMIIESPEEAERIVTQVVENIQRAELTEADEADAYHQLSLIGVSAAAIAKKTGRTKTTVESALKAKATETGAAALGKGYTVEEALILAEFESDEEATAELESVIMDEPDMLLHVTQQLRDKRDRAAALAALTAELEAAGTIVVPECGYGEDSETLRVTSLKRADGEPATDEDGNAVYIESDYRGEHSAVAVVTGWKELGFTLRYYSGYGTSSAPKGPMTEEQKAERKTLIENNKLMQSATTVRREWVKNLLAKKQAPKGWQYFTLHAITHHSETASGYEGKVAAEMVGAKFEESSQWAWNPLRDHVAKTTTRPEFGLIALICAGYEKTIQKDSWRSPSQTHRDYLNQLVAWGYTASEVEQIIIDSGEKAKTAG; encoded by the coding sequence ATGAACGCAACACCCACGCTCGAAATGCTCGACCCGGCAACCCTCACCGTTGACATCAACGTCCGCAAGGACGCCGCCCTGACCTCGGATTTCATCGCCAGCATCAAGGAACACGGCGTCATGGAACCCGTGATCGCCCACCGCAGGGACGACGGCACCGTGCACGTCCTGATGGGCCAGCGCCGCACCCGCGCCGCCGTCGAAGCGGCACGGCCCCTGATCCCCGTCATGATCATCGAAAGCCCCGAGGAAGCCGAACGCATCGTCACGCAGGTAGTGGAGAACATCCAGCGCGCCGAACTCACTGAAGCCGACGAGGCCGACGCCTACCACCAGCTGTCCCTGATCGGCGTCTCGGCCGCCGCGATCGCCAAGAAGACCGGACGGACCAAGACCACCGTCGAGTCCGCCCTCAAAGCCAAGGCCACCGAGACCGGAGCCGCGGCCCTGGGCAAGGGCTACACGGTCGAGGAAGCCCTGATTCTGGCCGAGTTTGAGTCAGACGAGGAAGCCACAGCCGAACTCGAGTCCGTCATCATGGACGAACCCGACATGCTCCTGCACGTCACCCAGCAGCTGCGCGACAAGCGCGACCGCGCCGCAGCGTTGGCCGCACTCACCGCCGAACTGGAAGCGGCAGGAACGATTGTTGTTCCCGAATGCGGGTACGGGGAGGACAGCGAAACCCTCCGGGTCACGTCCCTGAAAAGGGCAGATGGTGAACCGGCCACCGACGAAGATGGAAACGCCGTCTACATCGAGTCGGACTATCGCGGCGAACACTCCGCCGTCGCCGTGGTCACCGGCTGGAAAGAACTGGGCTTCACGCTCCGCTACTACAGCGGCTACGGCACGTCATCGGCCCCGAAAGGCCCGATGACCGAGGAACAGAAGGCCGAACGGAAGACCCTGATCGAAAACAACAAGCTGATGCAGTCAGCTACGACCGTCCGGCGTGAATGGGTCAAGAACCTGCTGGCGAAGAAGCAGGCCCCCAAGGGTTGGCAGTACTTCACCCTCCACGCGATCACCCACCACTCCGAAACCGCCAGCGGATACGAAGGGAAGGTGGCCGCAGAGATGGTCGGGGCGAAGTTCGAAGAGTCCAGCCAGTGGGCGTGGAACCCGCTCAGGGACCACGTCGCCAAGACGACCACACGGCCGGAGTTTGGACTGATTGCGCTGATCTGCGCCGGGTATGAAAAGACCATCCAAAAAGACTCGTGGCGCTCACCGAGCCAAACCCACCGGGACTACCTGAACCAGCTGGTGGCATGGGGATACACCGCAAGCGAGGTTGAGCAGATCATCATCGACAGCGGCGAAAAGGCTAAGACAGCCGGATAG